Proteins encoded within one genomic window of Corvus hawaiiensis isolate bCorHaw1 chromosome 9, bCorHaw1.pri.cur, whole genome shotgun sequence:
- the LOC125330203 gene encoding afadin- and alpha-actinin-binding protein isoform X2, with translation MGDWKTITVPVLSSDSKNILSYTSEKKISPTSMNSQVLRLSLPSSKNMHSFLSAFCTEENLEQSISYIDRELTTLGFPSIYAESKGKELNLVSIINCMNELLVLQHKNLRAQEEVEMQHMKLGSDMDHLQNCYAKLKVQKLQNIISSRATQYNHDMKRKEREYNKLKERLHQLVMNKKDKKIAMEILNCVGRADGKRGAWRTDKTEARNEEEMYKVLLSDYEQRQKQLLLENAELKKVLQQMKKDIISLLPPQKQKPREKSEDGLVLSDQEEDIGELNKENMWELSCETVREQLTNSIRKQWRMLKNHVEKLDNQVSRGHSGALNEKDVISREDHELETEKLELEIQHCKEMIKTQQQLLQQQLTCDDDTTLLLQDCYLLEERERLQEEWRLFREQKKNFEKERKSFTEAAIRLGLERKAFEEDRGAWLKHQFLTMTADCNNPNATTPSAFLRSSEPDTRLVKSASRQRKPPSVLSAPVSAEPCQTFQYIAQNSVASEKPAADNMPNLWVESDDKEETEECTKSWEDSGVGTLLCRNLHMEQLP, from the exons ATGGGAGATTGGAAGACTATTACTGTGCCGGTGCTGTCATCAG ATAGCAAAAATATACTTTCATAtacctcagaaaaaaagatatcTCCTACAAGCATGAACTCACAAGTGCTACGCTTGTCACTGCCTTCGTCCAAAAACATGCACAGCTTTTTGAGTGCCTTCTGCACAGAAGAGAATCTTGAACAGAGTATATCCTATATTGATAGG GAATTAACAACATTGGGCTTTCCTTCTATTTATGCGGAgtccaaaggaaaagaattaaatttaGTATCTATCATAAATTGTATGAATGAATTGCTTGTACTGCAGCACAAGAACCTTCGAGCTCAGGAAGAAGTAGAAATGCAGCATATGAAACTGGGAAGTGATATGGATCACTTACAGAACTGCTATGCTAAGTTAAAG GTTCAGAAGTTACAGAACATAATTTCAAGTAGAGCTACACAGTACAATCATGATatgaagaggaaagagagagaatacAACAAGTTAAAGGAACGCTTACATCAGTTAGTCAtgaataaaaaagacaaaaagataG CTATGGAAATTCTAAATTGTGTTGGTAGAGCTGATGGGAAGAGAGGTGCATGGAGGACTGATAAGACAGAAGCCAG AAACGAAGAAGAAATGTACAAAGTTCTGTTAAGTGATTATGAACAACGCCAAAAACAGCTTTTACTGGAAAATGCTGAGCTAAAGAAAGTTCTTCAGCAAATGAAGAAAGATATTATTTCACTTCTTCCACCACAGAAACAAAAGCCTAGAGAAAAGTCTGAAGATGGGCTG GTGCTGTCAGACCAGGAAGAAGATATTGGAGAGTTAAATAAAGAGAATATGTGGGAATTATCTTGTGAAACTGTGCGAGAACAGCTTACCAACAGCATTAGAAAACAGTGGCGAATGTTGAAAAATCACGTTGAAAAGCTGGATAACCAAG TGTCACGTGGTCATTCAGGAGCTTTGAATGAAAAAGATGTCATTTCAAGAGAAGACCATGAGCTAGAAACTGAAAAGCTAGAGTTAGAGATTCAGCACTGTAAAGAAATGATCAAAACTCAGCAACAGCTCTTACAG CAACAGCTTACATGTGATGATGACACCACTCTGTTACTACAAGACTGCTATTTGTTGGAAGAAAGAGAGCGTCTTCAGGAAGAATGGAGATTATTTcgagaacaaaaaaagaattttgagAAGGAACGAAAAAGTTTTACAGAAGCTGCCATTAGATTAGGACTTGAG AGAAAGGCATTTGAAGAAGATAGAGGAGCATGGCTGAAACACCAGTTCTTAACTATGACTGCTGATTGCAACAATCCAAATGCGACAACTCCAAGTGCCTTCTTAAGAA GTTCTGAGCCAGACACTCGTTTAGTGAAGTCTGCATCTCGGCAAAGAAAACCTCCCTCTGTGTTGAGTGCTCCTGTTTCAGCAGAACCTTGCCAGACATTTCAGTATATTGCACAAAACAG tGTTGCATCAGAAAAACCTGCTGCAGATAACATGCCAAATCTGTGGGTGGAAAGTGATGAcaaagaagaaactgaagaatGCACAAAGTCATGGGAAGACTCTGGAGTTGGCACTCTGCTATGTAGAAACttgcacatggaacagctgcctTAG
- the LOC125330203 gene encoding afadin- and alpha-actinin-binding protein isoform X1 — protein sequence MGDWKTITVPVLSSDSKNILSYTSEKKISPTSMNSQVLRLSLPSSKNMHSFLSAFCTEENLEQSISYIDRELTTLGFPSIYAESKGKELNLVSIINCMNELLVLQHKNLRAQEEVEMQHMKLGSDMDHLQNCYAKLKEQLELSKREIVGLQERDRQLQSKNRNLHQLLKNEKDEVQKLQNIISSRATQYNHDMKRKEREYNKLKERLHQLVMNKKDKKIAMEILNCVGRADGKRGAWRTDKTEARNEEEMYKVLLSDYEQRQKQLLLENAELKKVLQQMKKDIISLLPPQKQKPREKSEDGLVLSDQEEDIGELNKENMWELSCETVREQLTNSIRKQWRMLKNHVEKLDNQVSRGHSGALNEKDVISREDHELETEKLELEIQHCKEMIKTQQQLLQQQLTCDDDTTLLLQDCYLLEERERLQEEWRLFREQKKNFEKERKSFTEAAIRLGLERKAFEEDRGAWLKHQFLTMTADCNNPNATTPSAFLRSSEPDTRLVKSASRQRKPPSVLSAPVSAEPCQTFQYIAQNSVASEKPAADNMPNLWVESDDKEETEECTKSWEDSGVGTLLCRNLHMEQLP from the exons ATGGGAGATTGGAAGACTATTACTGTGCCGGTGCTGTCATCAG ATAGCAAAAATATACTTTCATAtacctcagaaaaaaagatatcTCCTACAAGCATGAACTCACAAGTGCTACGCTTGTCACTGCCTTCGTCCAAAAACATGCACAGCTTTTTGAGTGCCTTCTGCACAGAAGAGAATCTTGAACAGAGTATATCCTATATTGATAGG GAATTAACAACATTGGGCTTTCCTTCTATTTATGCGGAgtccaaaggaaaagaattaaatttaGTATCTATCATAAATTGTATGAATGAATTGCTTGTACTGCAGCACAAGAACCTTCGAGCTCAGGAAGAAGTAGAAATGCAGCATATGAAACTGGGAAGTGATATGGATCACTTACAGAACTGCTATGCTAAGTTAAAG GAACAGTTGGAATTATCTAAAAGGGAAATAGTTGGGCTTCAGGAAAGAGACAGACAACTGCAAAGCAAGAACAGAAATTTGCACCAGttacttaaaaatgaaaaggatgAA GTTCAGAAGTTACAGAACATAATTTCAAGTAGAGCTACACAGTACAATCATGATatgaagaggaaagagagagaatacAACAAGTTAAAGGAACGCTTACATCAGTTAGTCAtgaataaaaaagacaaaaagataG CTATGGAAATTCTAAATTGTGTTGGTAGAGCTGATGGGAAGAGAGGTGCATGGAGGACTGATAAGACAGAAGCCAG AAACGAAGAAGAAATGTACAAAGTTCTGTTAAGTGATTATGAACAACGCCAAAAACAGCTTTTACTGGAAAATGCTGAGCTAAAGAAAGTTCTTCAGCAAATGAAGAAAGATATTATTTCACTTCTTCCACCACAGAAACAAAAGCCTAGAGAAAAGTCTGAAGATGGGCTG GTGCTGTCAGACCAGGAAGAAGATATTGGAGAGTTAAATAAAGAGAATATGTGGGAATTATCTTGTGAAACTGTGCGAGAACAGCTTACCAACAGCATTAGAAAACAGTGGCGAATGTTGAAAAATCACGTTGAAAAGCTGGATAACCAAG TGTCACGTGGTCATTCAGGAGCTTTGAATGAAAAAGATGTCATTTCAAGAGAAGACCATGAGCTAGAAACTGAAAAGCTAGAGTTAGAGATTCAGCACTGTAAAGAAATGATCAAAACTCAGCAACAGCTCTTACAG CAACAGCTTACATGTGATGATGACACCACTCTGTTACTACAAGACTGCTATTTGTTGGAAGAAAGAGAGCGTCTTCAGGAAGAATGGAGATTATTTcgagaacaaaaaaagaattttgagAAGGAACGAAAAAGTTTTACAGAAGCTGCCATTAGATTAGGACTTGAG AGAAAGGCATTTGAAGAAGATAGAGGAGCATGGCTGAAACACCAGTTCTTAACTATGACTGCTGATTGCAACAATCCAAATGCGACAACTCCAAGTGCCTTCTTAAGAA GTTCTGAGCCAGACACTCGTTTAGTGAAGTCTGCATCTCGGCAAAGAAAACCTCCCTCTGTGTTGAGTGCTCCTGTTTCAGCAGAACCTTGCCAGACATTTCAGTATATTGCACAAAACAG tGTTGCATCAGAAAAACCTGCTGCAGATAACATGCCAAATCTGTGGGTGGAAAGTGATGAcaaagaagaaactgaagaatGCACAAAGTCATGGGAAGACTCTGGAGTTGGCACTCTGCTATGTAGAAACttgcacatggaacagctgcctTAG